In one window of Methanolobus mangrovi DNA:
- the cbiQ gene encoding cobalt ECF transporter T component CbiQ, whose amino-acid sequence MTYILDDYAILSPLRSRNNWLKLAIVTFGILVGISSTSPFVPFTIALCMSFTTIYFGKIPPKFYFQILAVPAGFVFVSVVIIAFFFGEGTKFFAFDILGYTLGVNSQGLNMALLILARTIGGMSCLFFLSLTTPMIELFAVLKKAKFPESFVEISMMMYRYIFVFLDVAMGIKYAQEVRLGYRNFKTSFRSMVMLGANLFIRSWEQGEKLYLSMNSRCYDGKMIMYDEKRPVKMPELLLTGVYFAIVLTVFYFTKGMSFI is encoded by the coding sequence ATGACATACATTCTGGATGATTATGCAATATTAAGTCCATTGAGGTCCAGGAACAACTGGCTCAAATTAGCTATCGTAACTTTCGGAATTTTGGTAGGTATTTCATCTACATCTCCATTTGTTCCCTTTACCATAGCACTATGTATGAGTTTTACAACCATTTATTTTGGGAAGATTCCTCCAAAGTTCTATTTTCAGATACTTGCAGTGCCGGCAGGTTTTGTATTTGTGAGTGTTGTGATAATTGCATTCTTTTTTGGAGAAGGCACTAAATTCTTTGCATTTGATATTTTAGGATACACGCTCGGGGTGAACTCACAGGGCCTGAATATGGCGCTTCTCATCCTTGCAAGAACAATTGGCGGTATGTCATGCTTGTTCTTCCTGTCACTGACAACTCCTATGATAGAACTGTTTGCAGTCTTAAAGAAAGCAAAGTTTCCGGAGTCCTTTGTGGAGATTTCCATGATGATGTATCGCTACATCTTTGTCTTTCTTGACGTTGCAATGGGGATAAAATATGCTCAGGAAGTGCGCCTGGGGTACAGGAACTTTAAGACATCGTTCAGGTCCATGGTAATGCTTGGTGCCAATCTTTTCATAAGGTCCTGGGAGCAGGGTGAAAAACTCTACCTGTCTATGAATTCAAGATGTTATGACGGTAAAATGATAATGTATGACGAAAAAAGGCCTGTAAAGATGCCTGAATTATTGCTGACCGGGGTCTATTTTGCTATTGTGCTTACGGTCTTCTATTTTACAAAGGGAATGTCGTTTATTTGA
- the radA gene encoding DNA repair and recombination protein RadA: protein MSEVLLEELDHVGPATAQKLKDAGFTTIEAIAVSSPAELATAAEIGESTASKIILAARQSADIGGFETGDVVLERRKLVGKLSTGCTEFNEMMGGGIDTQAITELYGEFGSGKTQVAHQLAVNVQLPKEQGGLSGSVIIIDTENTFRPERIKQMVDGLSEIYGQEYDHEEFLKHIHVARAYNSNHQILLVDSAMELANELKDTDMPVKLFIVDSLTAHFRAEYIGRGTLADRQQKLNKHLHGLQKCGDLYNACVVVTNQVMSKPDAFFGDPTKPIGGHIVGHTATFRLYLRKSKGDKRIVKLVDSPNLPDGEAIISVTTPGLRDP, encoded by the coding sequence ATGTCAGAAGTGTTATTAGAAGAACTGGACCACGTTGGTCCGGCAACCGCGCAAAAATTGAAAGATGCAGGATTTACAACAATTGAGGCAATTGCTGTCTCCTCTCCGGCAGAACTTGCAACCGCAGCTGAGATCGGTGAATCAACAGCTTCAAAAATTATTCTTGCAGCCCGTCAGTCAGCTGATATTGGGGGTTTTGAGACGGGTGATGTTGTGTTGGAGCGCAGGAAACTTGTGGGTAAATTATCTACGGGTTGTACTGAATTCAATGAGATGATGGGCGGAGGAATAGACACGCAGGCAATAACTGAACTCTATGGTGAATTCGGTTCCGGTAAAACACAGGTTGCACACCAGCTTGCTGTAAATGTACAGCTACCAAAAGAACAGGGTGGACTTAGTGGTTCTGTAATAATCATTGACACTGAGAATACCTTCAGGCCTGAGAGAATCAAACAAATGGTGGATGGCCTTTCCGAAATATATGGTCAGGAATACGATCATGAAGAATTCCTCAAACACATACATGTAGCACGTGCATACAATTCCAATCACCAGATACTTCTTGTTGATTCAGCAATGGAGCTTGCTAATGAACTAAAAGATACTGATATGCCGGTGAAGCTTTTTATTGTTGATTCCCTGACTGCTCACTTCAGGGCGGAGTACATAGGAAGGGGAACACTTGCCGACAGGCAACAGAAACTCAACAAACACCTGCATGGCCTGCAGAAGTGCGGTGATCTCTATAATGCTTGTGTCGTAGTCACAAACCAGGTTATGTCCAAACCTGATGCGTTCTTCGGTGACCCTACAAAACCAATCGGTGGTCATATTGTGGGACACACAGCAACTTTCAGGCTATACCTGCGTAAGTCCAAAGGGGATAAGAGGATAGTCAAACTAGTGGATTCTCCAAATCTTCCTGATGGAGAAGCAATAATTTCCGTGACAAC
- a CDS encoding phosphopantetheine adenylyltransferase has protein sequence MARVVVGGTFECLHDGHKELLRKAFELAEDGEVDIGLTSNAMANKRPRSVPEYSIRKERILQYINEISENRKYTIIELNDPYGNTLKENYDYIVVSPETHPVALKINKLRSESGMKEIKVVRIEYVLADDEKPISSTRIAHGEIDIHGHLQSGSRT, from the coding sequence ATGGCCAGAGTAGTTGTAGGCGGAACCTTCGAATGTCTTCATGATGGACACAAAGAGCTATTAAGAAAAGCGTTTGAACTTGCTGAAGATGGAGAAGTGGATATTGGCCTTACATCCAATGCGATGGCAAACAAGCGTCCACGCAGTGTTCCTGAATATAGTATCCGGAAAGAAAGAATCCTCCAATATATAAATGAGATATCAGAAAACCGGAAATATACTATTATAGAGCTAAATGACCCTTATGGGAATACACTCAAAGAAAACTATGACTACATTGTAGTCTCCCCTGAGACACACCCTGTTGCCCTGAAGATCAACAAACTAAGGAGCGAGAGTGGCATGAAGGAGATTAAGGTTGTAAGGATAGAATATGTCCTTGCTGATGATGAAAAGCCGATTTCTTCCACAAGGATAGCCCACGGAGAGATAGATATTCACGGACATCTGCAATCCGGTTCCAGAACATAA
- a CDS encoding energy-coupling factor ABC transporter substrate-binding protein codes for MKLEYIVAIVVLLFAAQFFYGAMANPDSEFGGADGAAGDYISEEVSPGYEPTVPWFQKYLFEPPGGETESLLFALQAAFGAIIIGYTIGYYKGKNEAK; via the coding sequence GTGAAATTAGAGTATATTGTAGCTATAGTGGTATTGCTCTTTGCTGCTCAGTTCTTCTATGGGGCGATGGCAAACCCGGATTCTGAGTTTGGCGGTGCTGACGGTGCAGCAGGGGATTATATCTCTGAGGAGGTTAGTCCTGGCTATGAACCTACAGTGCCATGGTTCCAAAAGTACCTATTTGAGCCACCTGGTGGAGAAACAGAAAGTCTTCTCTTTGCACTTCAGGCCGCATTTGGTGCCATCATCATAGGTTACACAATTGGCTATTATAAGGGAAAAAACGAGGCTAAGTAG
- a CDS encoding energy-coupling factor ABC transporter ATP-binding protein produces the protein MVILETKGLSYSYPDGTLALDGISIKIEKGKKIAFVGRNGSGKSTLFMTLNGTHRPQKGEVLFHGKPLKYDSKSLREVRKSVGIVFQNSDDQIFAPTIYQDVAFGPTNLDYPKDKVAKIVHDTLEYVGLTHLKDKPPHHLSGGQKKRVAIAGVVAMDPEVIVLDEPLSNLDPVGADEVMDLLNELNYFGKTIIISTHDVDLAYGWADYVFLMNNCNVISEGTPEEIFRQTEKLKEAYLKRPITLEIYDEIRKRGIARASRPPRDIPDLVHTLRPQNLMWVDVPPEVKEGETINMGILYGEFAQDSMYEAANCKVLHIHDEGLAIVEMGRKPLRAGSIGIYDTSCYDNEELLKIIKRDGVECVGAMGKKSKIVAERDEIYLDVTSGVIDRSILNALSGQRCLILTHGGMVEHALERINGYIEKSGINLHVGVVNGDLEGSEGSR, from the coding sequence GTGGTTATTTTAGAAACAAAAGGTCTCAGTTACTCTTATCCTGATGGTACTCTGGCCCTTGATGGTATCAGCATAAAGATCGAAAAGGGCAAGAAGATAGCCTTTGTCGGTCGTAATGGTTCGGGAAAATCCACCCTTTTCATGACACTTAACGGTACTCACCGTCCTCAGAAAGGCGAGGTGCTTTTCCATGGGAAGCCCCTGAAATACGACTCAAAATCCCTCAGGGAAGTGAGGAAAAGTGTGGGTATAGTCTTCCAGAATTCCGATGACCAGATATTTGCTCCTACTATTTACCAGGATGTGGCTTTTGGCCCCACGAACCTGGATTATCCTAAAGATAAGGTTGCAAAGATCGTCCATGATACACTGGAATATGTAGGTTTGACTCATCTAAAGGACAAGCCTCCTCATCATTTAAGCGGCGGACAGAAAAAGAGGGTTGCCATAGCAGGCGTAGTTGCAATGGATCCTGAGGTCATAGTCCTCGATGAACCTCTTTCCAATCTGGATCCGGTAGGTGCGGATGAGGTAATGGACCTTCTTAATGAATTGAATTACTTCGGCAAGACTATAATCATTTCAACACATGATGTTGATCTGGCATATGGATGGGCTGATTATGTTTTCCTTATGAACAACTGCAATGTCATCAGTGAAGGAACTCCCGAGGAGATATTCAGGCAGACTGAGAAGCTCAAGGAGGCCTACCTTAAAAGACCTATAACTCTTGAGATCTACGATGAAATTCGAAAAAGAGGTATTGCTCGTGCTTCAAGACCTCCTCGTGATATTCCAGACCTTGTACACACCTTAAGGCCACAAAACCTGATGTGGGTTGATGTTCCGCCCGAGGTAAAGGAAGGTGAAACTATCAACATGGGAATTCTTTACGGGGAATTTGCACAGGATTCCATGTATGAAGCTGCAAATTGTAAAGTCCTCCACATTCATGATGAAGGCCTTGCAATAGTTGAAATGGGCAGAAAACCCCTTAGGGCAGGTTCCATTGGTATCTATGATACTTCCTGTTATGACAATGAGGAACTTTTGAAGATCATAAAAAGGGATGGTGTTGAATGTGTCGGTGCCATGGGCAAGAAAAGCAAAATAGTTGCTGAGAGGGATGAGATCTATCTTGATGTCACCTCCGGAGTCATTGACCGGTCAATCCTCAATGCACTTTCAGGCCAGCGTTGCCTTATACTTACGCATGGTGGCATGGTGGAGCATGCTCTTGAAAGGATAAACGGGTATATTGAAAAGAGTGGAATAAACCTTCATGTAGGGGTTGTGAATGGAGATCTGGAAGGAAGTGAAGGTTCGCGCTGA
- a CDS encoding TIM barrel protein: MKPAKLLFGTAGTPKSSKKRNSISGIERVHELGLGCMELEFVRGVKMGEGTAKEVHDMSEKEDISLSVHAPYYINLNSAEPEKVDASIERIYTSARIGSLCGARNIVFHLAYYHKDAPENVYESVYELLKLLSSRLEDEGIDVILRPETTGKATQFGSLKENVRLGCEIDNVLPCIDFAHLHARSNGAENSYEEFASTLGMIENELGREGLDEMHMHVSGIEYSEKGERNHLNLDDSDLEYAELMRALKDFKVKGLLICESPDNEGDALLLQKTYESI; encoded by the coding sequence ATGAAGCCTGCAAAACTGCTTTTTGGAACTGCCGGAACACCAAAAAGCTCGAAAAAAAGAAACAGCATATCCGGCATTGAAAGAGTTCATGAGCTAGGACTTGGCTGTATGGAACTTGAATTTGTCCGTGGTGTCAAGATGGGAGAAGGCACTGCAAAAGAAGTCCATGACATGTCTGAAAAAGAAGACATATCACTGAGTGTACATGCACCTTACTACATAAATCTCAACTCAGCCGAACCGGAAAAAGTAGATGCGAGCATCGAAAGGATATACACATCTGCAAGGATCGGAAGTCTTTGTGGTGCAAGGAACATCGTATTCCACCTTGCATACTACCACAAGGATGCTCCGGAAAATGTCTATGAAAGTGTTTACGAACTGCTGAAACTGCTCAGTTCCCGGCTGGAGGATGAAGGTATCGATGTGATCCTTCGCCCGGAAACCACCGGAAAAGCAACCCAGTTTGGAAGCCTTAAAGAGAATGTAAGGCTTGGCTGTGAAATAGATAATGTGCTCCCATGCATTGATTTTGCGCACCTTCATGCCAGAAGCAACGGAGCAGAAAATAGCTATGAAGAGTTCGCTTCCACACTTGGGATGATAGAGAATGAACTTGGAAGGGAAGGACTTGATGAAATGCACATGCATGTATCAGGCATCGAATATAGCGAAAAAGGAGAGAGAAATCATCTGAATCTGGACGATTCCGATCTTGAATATGCCGAACTGATGAGAGCATTGAAGGATTTCAAAGTAAAAGGCCTTTTGATATGCGAAAGCCCCGATAACGAAGGGGATGCACTCCTGTTACAAAAGACATATGAGAGCATCTAA